A single genomic interval of Agromyces cerinus harbors:
- a CDS encoding alpha-hydroxy-acid oxidizing protein — MSRSSEQTTSPRGFARDVQSEVYRAGLSGIRPAVPVDFEALERAARKAVSSEAFAYLAGGAGAEATMAANRAAFARWQIWPRVLRDVSERDLSIELLGRRRATPFVLSPIGVAEMAHAEADVAIGRAAAALDVPYLLSNQASRPMEEVAAAMGARSRWFQLYWSASDELNASFVRRAEASGCEAIVVTLDTHLLGWRTRDLDAAYLPFTRGQGIAQYTSDPVFAELVRQRVAAGAGGGARPKVTPTLLASAFSIARAGARTPLVDGGVRAALRSPLPRAAIETFLDVFSNPALTWGDLAKLREWTKLPVLLKGVLHPDDAAQALDHGVDGIVVSNHGGRQVDDSVASLDALPGVVERVGGRVPVILDSGVRGGADAFIALALGATAVGIGRPYVYGLAVAGATGVREVVRNHIAEFDLTLGLAGHRSVAEIGPGSLRAA, encoded by the coding sequence CAGGTCCAGCGAGCAGACGACCAGCCCACGAGGCTTCGCGCGCGACGTGCAGTCCGAGGTGTACCGGGCCGGGCTCTCGGGCATCCGCCCTGCGGTGCCGGTCGACTTCGAGGCGCTCGAGCGGGCCGCGCGCAAGGCGGTCTCGAGCGAGGCGTTCGCCTACCTCGCCGGTGGCGCGGGCGCCGAGGCGACGATGGCCGCGAACCGTGCGGCCTTCGCGCGGTGGCAGATCTGGCCACGCGTGCTCAGAGACGTCTCCGAGCGCGACCTCTCGATCGAGCTGCTCGGGCGCCGGCGGGCGACGCCGTTCGTGCTGTCGCCGATCGGCGTCGCCGAGATGGCGCACGCCGAAGCGGATGTCGCGATCGGCCGTGCCGCCGCGGCGCTCGACGTGCCCTACCTCCTGTCGAACCAGGCGTCGCGCCCGATGGAGGAGGTCGCCGCGGCGATGGGCGCCCGATCGCGGTGGTTCCAGCTCTACTGGAGCGCCTCCGACGAGCTCAACGCCTCGTTCGTGCGTCGCGCCGAGGCATCCGGCTGCGAGGCGATCGTGGTCACCCTCGACACGCACCTGCTCGGCTGGCGCACGCGCGACCTCGACGCCGCCTACCTGCCGTTCACGCGGGGCCAGGGCATCGCGCAGTACACGAGCGACCCGGTCTTCGCCGAGCTCGTACGGCAGCGGGTCGCAGCGGGCGCCGGCGGGGGAGCGCGCCCCAAGGTCACCCCGACGCTGCTCGCCTCGGCGTTCTCGATCGCGCGCGCCGGCGCCCGCACCCCGCTCGTCGACGGCGGCGTGCGGGCCGCGCTGCGCTCGCCGCTGCCGCGGGCGGCGATCGAGACCTTCCTCGACGTGTTCTCGAACCCGGCGCTCACCTGGGGCGACCTCGCCAAGCTGCGCGAGTGGACGAAGCTGCCGGTGCTGCTGAAGGGCGTGCTGCATCCGGATGACGCGGCGCAGGCCCTCGATCACGGCGTCGACGGCATCGTGGTCTCGAACCACGGCGGCCGTCAGGTCGACGACTCGGTCGCGAGTCTCGACGCGCTGCCCGGAGTCGTCGAACGGGTGGGCGGGCGTGTGCCCGTCATCCTCGACAGCGGCGTGCGCGGCGGTGCCGACGCGTTCATCGCCCTCGCGCTCGGCGCCACCGCCGTCGGCATCGGGCGCCCCTACGTCTACGGGCTCGCGGTCGCCGGGGCCACCGGCGTGCGCGAGGTCGTGCGCAACCACATCGCCGAGTTCGACCTCACGCTCGGGCTCGCGGGGCACCGCTCGGTCGCTGAGATCGGGCCGGGTTCGCTGCGCGCCGCGTGA